GCACCCAAATAACTTTTCAGCAAACCTCCTTGCGTCCAAATATGGTCAGGAAAGCAGTGGCTTTAAGGATTCTTGGGCACGGGAGCGATCAAAGTCGTACAAGATGCTGAGTTGACATCAAACAGCGTAGCTCCAATCTTTTAAATGCGAGTGAGTCAGGGAACGAAGTGgggtaaaaaaaactaaaaccctCCCAGACAGTGACTCAGAGCCTCAGTGCCCCTCCGAGGGACTAAAACGTACAAGCTCACGCTTCGTGAGTTCGTTGAGGAATGCATAGTCTGCGTATGCACATGAAAACTTCAGAATGCGTCTCGTCATGCATGTTTCATGAGACAGcagaagctggggggggggggggggggttcagtgtTGATGCGGCAGAGGAGAGTCTGTCCGTATGTTGAAGTGGATCTCACTGGAGTTGCAGGAGTCCGAGCAGACGGCGGAGTGGGAGATGGACAGGCAGGGGGAGGGTGGGTGAGGAGTCGGTTCCTGGTGGTGCAGGACTCGGGCCAGTAGGGTTgaacctccctcctccttctcctcctcctctatgtcCACCTTCTCCTTACCTCCACCTCCTGCATTCAGAGAcggtgtgctgctgctgatggtgtGTCTGTTGGTGCGAGGCagatcaggaggaagaggaggccccCAGCTGTGGTTTGAGAGTGGGAGTGTGTGGGCTGGAGAGGCCCAGGATCCCTGCTCTGTGCCTTTACACTCCCACTGCTCCTGGCAGCCGAAGCTGGGCTGCTCCTGCGAGTCCTCCCAGCTGTTCCTCCCCTTCAGGTCCTCCAGGTCTTCAGACGTCTCGTATTTGAGGACTTCCTGGTCCCGGTTCTCGTACAGCAGCGTGGCAgcacagatgaagatgaacagGCCCACCCCCATGACCACGGGCCCCGTCAGCTTCATCCTCTCGGCGTGGGTGCTGCCACGGCCTCCCACGGGCTTCGGCTCGGCGGACACATAGCCCGCCACCGCCACGCTCATGCCCACCACGACCACCACTACGCCCAGGAGAAGCCACACGCCGGGGGCAGAGCGCAGGGGCAGCTTGGTCTGGAAGGCCTTGCCTATCCTCAGGTGCCTGTGGCATGCTGGGAGGCAGGcaggtgaggagagggaggaggcggtGCTGCAGACGGGACTGGCTGCAGTCATCCTCTGGCTtcacactgaagaagagaggaagaagagcacaGGGGGTGTTACGGAGGAGATAGTTCACTCTGCTTTGCACACAACAGGAAATAGCTGCTTTAATAAGACATGTGGCCGAGTTAATGAGATGCCAGCCCCCCCTCGGCCCCTGCAGCCCCCCTCCTCTGAACTGCTCCTGAACCTCTCATGTCTCCATCAGTGGAATCGAACAGGACAGGACCCTGTCCCTTCACTTCACTGTCACACTGCAGTCTTTTAAAGGGGAGAGAATAAAAGGAGTCACGTTGGAACAATAACTGCCCCAACTCCACTCACTGTTTGATTCCCTCCTCCGACACACCGGCTGATCCAACAGCCACATTTCACATGCGCTTTTACGCATGAATCTTTAATGCGGCTCCTCTTTAAATTCATGGCTTGACTCACTGCAGATCAGTGTCGTGCTGTGTGAACGCGGCCAGTGAGCGATCGCGTCGGGTACTTGCCTTGTTGTGGACGTGAATCCGGAGCAGAAACTGGATCCTCGGCATCATCGGGATAAATCAGGCAGAGTTGCGTTTTTCCTCCCACTCCGCCGTGTGcgtctttttcctcttctccttcttcttctgcttcttcttcttcttctccagcacTTTGATGCTTACATCCACACTTCTTCTCTCACCTCGTTCCTCCTCGGATGAAGacgcttctcttcttcttcctcgtcttttcagtgcggctgctgctgctgaagtgaCGCTTTTATAGTAAATAACAGTCTCAGTAAAAAAAAGTGGTGCAaagctgctctgcctctgtttCCTCACTGCCTGAGCGCCTGTGCAGccccgtgtgtgtgagtgtgtgtctgtctttgtgtgtgtgtgtttgtgtgtgtatgtgatggtgtgtgtgtgtgtggtggaggaggggtcgTGGGAATCTGTGGCTGCTCCAGGCCAGTCCCACGGTGAGCTCTGTTATTCTGAGTGATCATCAACCATCGAGTGTTTTTTCAGAGGAGTGCATCCAGAGGAGCCTGTAGGAAACGATCAAGTCAAATAGCAGTGAGTCATACTGCTGACTTAAAGGACCCCACTTGTAGGAGCCCTGTAGAATGCAGGACACCATTAGACCAATGGGTCCCTAGGTGTCCTTGTTGAGTGGTGGGTCATTTGTCTTACCAGGCAGGAGCAGGAGTTTTGGACATGCTGGTGTACTGGTGAAATGTTTGGCTGAGTAGAAATACACTTTATACTCACACGCTGGTTGTGGATTCTTGGCTTTTAATGCTGCATCCTGTTGCCTATGAACCAGGTGTAGTGAACACATGGCCTGGTCATTGTACAGGAAGTTGCATTCTGTTGGACACGGGCCACATGTGGCCCACACAGCACACTGGCGTGTGGGTGTGCTTTCACAATTTTTTCCCATTTGGGTCATGGGTGTAACAGCGACCCAGTtgcatgttttttacagtcaaCAGGGGCCACAACCTCAGAGCTTTTCAGTTTAAAGGTATTTACTATAAAGCTCTATGCTCAGGTGTCCTGATGTTTCCCATATCTGATCCAAACCTAACTTCATGTTACAGTATTTCTGAGATAAAAAATTCAATGTTTAATTTCAAAGGTTTAAGAAATTGAAagtgaaaatacatattttttttctgaatcttGTTTAAGTTTTGTGACTGAAATCATAATATCTCTATAATCTCGAGCCGTGGATTTGACAGTGAAGTAAATAAATGTCTATGAGCACACAGGTGAAGAAACTGCCCTCAATCATTCATTAGATTTCTGTAAAGTAAATGTTATCTTGGTCTTTAGTCGTGAAGTGAAATCCAAGAGCAGACTGATTTGAAACGTGTACAGTGAATTACATCATGATCAGTCTGGTGTGAGCTTCAGGTCACTGTGATTGATTCCCCAACCCATCCAGAGATTCTGAACCTAATGTGAATGAAATTAACTGGTGGCAATGGAACCACATTTTGATAAATACAGCAAATTTGGTTTTCATTATGATTATTAACTCCACCCAGGAGGTCATGATTTccccactgtttgttttttgtttttaggattacacaaaaactacagaacagatTTTCACAAAATTAGAGGGAGGGGACATGAGACTAAAGGGACCATAACTTTTATCAGTTtcattaacattgtgagatgagGCATTTCCAGAGAACAATTCATGGTtcttaatgaaaagaaaaccaggcACATTAAAGGAGGTGATATCTATAAGATGTTTAAATGAATGCGGCTTGATTGGTTGAGTTTGAAGTTGCAAGTTGTTTTGTCCAACTATCAGTGTtggaagaaaaactgaaatacagGATAAACGTATCAGTCAGCCTAAAAAGATTCCTCCTGCATTAGAGCTCAAGTCACTTGCACCACAGAAGGAATCTCTATTTGCCCAAACAGTCCATGATACTGTTAAAAGCTCTAGAAAAGTGCACAAACCTTAAATTGTGACTGTTTGTCAAACTACTTGTACCTCAAAAATGTACTAAGTGGAGTACTTAAGTATATGTGTTTTCCACCTCTTTAACTCCAAAATGCACAGATAAAGACCACAATTGGAGataatctgtctgtgtgtgtttctgcgtgtgggtgtatgtgtgctGACTGAGGTCAGTTGAGGACAGCAGGCAGTGTGcatctcatttattttcatccattcacacattcCGTCAAAGAGCCACATCTCCCTCCAGAGCAGCCAGCGTACCATTACCCCTTAAATtagaatacataaataaaagctGTTTGCATATAAACAGTTGCTGATGTACACATTCCAACTGGCTGAAGTGCACGCTCATTTACAAAGACACCGGCAAtgctttccttttctttctgtttttgtcttcGCAAAATCTATGCAGGAATCCAGGCTTGTGTTTTCAGTCCACTGTCACAATGTCCTTCCCTGGAGACAGATGTCAAGGTTTTGCATAACCAAGCAGGAGTAAACTCTTGAACGAAGCAGAGACGGTCCGTTTTGTAGCGATATACTTTTTACAACGTGAATGAAAAGAGGTTATTTGAACCAAACAAAATGATCGTTATCAACAAAACAACTTAtagatgtgttgtttttttaaacattcagttTCATGTGCCATTTCCAAaattaaaacagacaaacaaacacaggctgGTTCATTGTTTCACTCCACAGCAACAAACTGCAAGTTTCCTTGAATTAACAATTAGCCCTTAGCCCTGCTCGTCACAACAgagaagcaacacacacacaggctgctggGAAATTACATCCTCgttttctcaaacacacacacacacacacacacacacacatgcacactaatTTGATACCCCCCTCCCATTCAACCATAGCTTCAGCCAACTCCAAATTAACCCAACTCTCTTGCCTCTGGGCCTGTGGAGTGGCTCACTTTCTCCATCTAGAGGAGAAAGGCTGAACTACATAGTGCTTCTGCTCCACTGGGTTTCACATTGAAAAACCTCGACGCCCCACGATTGTATtttgcagctttaaaaaaaaaaagaaagaaacacacgcATTACGGTTGCTATGTAAAAAGCAACAAACCACAAACACGCTTGTTCAATCTGCTCCGAGCTCAAGCACCATTTCAATacctttcaaataaaacaagaaatgcaACAGAATGGAGACACTAAATCCAAGTCATTATCTGTACAATATTAAGAAGCCTTAAAGgtgctgtagtttttttttgtatatgaTTTGGtaggtaaacaaacacaatataagTGGACTCCTCATGGTGTCTTCCCTCAGGGTCGACCGGTGCCCCTTGCAGAGAGACGagatgggcgggggggggggggggggggggggggggttagatgGACGTTTTTCAAGATCAtggctttcttttcttttctgtagctgcatcaatgCAGCAATCGTGAAATCAATCTCAAATCTCTTCAGCCGAGTGTTTGTTGAGGAGACTGGAGCTGAGGAACCTGGAAATGAGGAAGCGATTCCTCACAGAGCCAGGTCTCACTCTTCGTCTGCGTTCTTCAACATGAGGATGGAGTTGTAGATCTTCAGGGCGGGTCCTAACTTGATTGACAGGATCTTGACAATGTCCGCTTGGGTGAGTAGCAAGAAAGCCTCGCCATCTATTTGCTAAGGGCACAAAATAAAgattcaatttcatttcactctttttTTAGACCAATCTTCTTTCAACTGAAGTGGCTGATTCCTATTCTTTATCTTCATCACACATTGCCACAACAGTTAATCtattatttacacatccagTGGTTGCAAGGCAACACACAGCTACTTATTGGATTTGCTGAGTTGTGCTCATTAACCTTCATCAGCCAGTGACAAACACTGTCGGCCCCCTTTCGATAAAACATAGTTGCACACTAATGATTCTTAATAATCATACGAAAAcatgttgaaaataaattaagataGCATGGGATTGCATGGGGGTATAACATACCTTTTACAATTCTTTGGCATTACTGAAAAACTTGAACCATTGAAATTATCATGTGGGCGGGattttttacattgtttattAGCATTCAAACTATAAAAGATATGAATCCAAATctacaatataaacaaatatttaagtATTATTTCTCATAGTGTTTGTCAGTAGATTGAGTTTCTATATGTTCTATCTGTATGAAGTTCTCACCTCTGTTTTAAAAGTAGCAGCATGTTCTTTACATCCAGGGAGTCCTTTGACAAAACTGGCCACCTGATcaacaaaaagagacaaaatgtTACAATCAAGCAGCCAAACACATGATATTTTATTCAATACGTGTTTATCTACTATCTTAAGTGGCTAACATGAATCTCGGGGTGACAGTtaattcattttgtttctctgaACAACTCGAGGCCTTCATGTTTATTCGGGGAACAAGGACATCGTCTGCTTTTCATGtgttgacactgtgtgtgtgagtgagtgagcacgTCTGACCTCCTCGGCGCTCCAAGTGGCCACTCTCTTGGCAGTCAGCCCCAGGACCTCGGGCAGCAGCTGGCAGTGTTTGTCCCAGCAGAGAGCCACCCGGtgagggggggaggcagagaggccGGGGGAGAACACAGACTCGTGGAGGGCCTGCTGGAGAGAGATGGCATCTggggaggctgaggaggaggaggaggaggaggaggaggagacagcagTCAGTGGGGATGAGGGGGTGATTTACTTTTTGTCATCTCATTTTAcataaattcacacacacactaacacacaccttTACTGTCGCTGACCTCCTCTTTAACATAGTGCATTTTCAGGTATTTAGGAACTGGTGCAGTCCTGAGGAAGACAACAATGTACAGTAAGTTAAATGTTGAGGCACGGGAACATCCTCTGTACTGAGCTGCAGCGGCACGGTTTGGTGCGATGGCGTCACAACTCCCACCGTTTAGGTCTCGTTCCATTGTGGCTCTGGTCGCTGGCTCCACCCGGTGGCTCAGGCTGGTTGCTGCGCCCCACACGCTCAGCTTCCACTGTCCCAGGTTTCCTAGCAACACAGATTACCCACATCTCAAGAGCCGACCACTGGATAGAATTGCATTCAACACACTGATTGGAGAGCTCCTGAGAGTGTAAGTGTttttcacagtgtgtttgtgcggtgTAGAGTGTCGTCCTTGTGCGTGTTAAGCGGCAGACCTGCTCTGGGAGTCCTCAGCTCCTTCGGGCGGCTCAGGCGTACAGGAGGTCTGCGTCGTAGTGTTGGGCTGAAGATCGGGGCGTCGCCCGCGAGGATGAGGTCCACTGAGGGCGAGGGGTCGCTCTCCGCTGAGACGGTCTGGCAGCAGGCCCTCCTTGTTCATATTCATCTCAGAATAGGGACAGCTCAcctggctgcacacacacacacacacacacacaaggacacacaaacttTACCCAGGCCCATCACTGCCAGAAACACTCATTATATAACTGTGAATGAGATCATTAAACAAGTTACAACAATTAGGAGGGAATTGCAGCTAAAAAGATCACCTTAAAGGCTcgaaacacccacacacacaaacacaagcaacaCATTTATGCTGGCGgcaacccacacaaacacaatcgaCATTTATGATCACTGAACCCATTTCTTCTACTCCTGCACTAACTGAAAGCACAGAATCcaaacaaagataaaatgtGAATTCATGAGATTTTACCAATGAGAAATAACTCATTGAGCAGCACgagagaaatattgataagattttttttgaattcaaattaaatgtagAAGATATGGATTTTAGAGTCAACACTAGAGCATTTAAATAGAATGTATTATCAGAGTAAGAAAAGAAGTAAACATGTTTTGTCAAACAGAGACAATTTCTGTTCACAAGAGCGTTTTGGctctgtatttgttttaatccAATCCTATCCAAATGCATGTCACATGACCAATCATACACTGGACAGGTGCATGCCTGTATAAACAGGAAGACATTCACGTAGCGACAGACATGGGAATTCACACATATTACTCTAGTAAGAGCTTGCATCTTATCAATGTTAGCAGTTGTAGGATTgcaaatgcagaatttaacttcACTGCATCTGATAGCGAAGACAACAAGATCAGCAACACTTGAAATTGATTGTCAATGTTGCGTTCTACACTGTTATGAGGACAGTTATTTACTGCTAGAATGGAATCATATGATAGGAGCACGACGAATCGCAGAAGAACCCAATCAGCAAGTTTGTTTCCGTCCGTCCACACCAAACAATGACCCGAAGTTTTTGGCGATCAAGCGAAATTTCCAAACTTCGCTATTAGTAATAGTATCTATCTGCAGCAGAGttgacacattttcaaaagaGGACATATGTGGATTTCTCCTGTGAAATCATAAAACTGAGTCTGTACTACTAACGTGTAGTGGGTCCCATAGCGAGGTCCTCTGATGTGGCCAACCCCGTTGCATCCTGGGGTAGGACATCCTTGTCCTGGGGCAGTCAACATATTATCATTGGAgcctgaaataaacacacacacacacacacacaaggatttTGGATTCATTacataagttaaatgaaggaAGAGGCGAACTCTTTTGACTGCTAACTGCTGACTCATCTGTTGAAATTACAATTTTACGACTCCTCTGATTGAATAGCAGGCAGAGCAGAAGAGACAGGCAGAGTTTCAGTGTGTCTCACCATTCG
The DNA window shown above is from Platichthys flesus chromosome 11, fPlaFle2.1, whole genome shotgun sequence and carries:
- the LOC133964359 gene encoding uncharacterized protein LOC133964359, with the protein product MTAASPVCSTASSLSSPACLPACHRHLRIGKAFQTKLPLRSAPGVWLLLGVVVVVVGMSVAVAGYVSAEPKPVGGRGSTHAERMKLTGPVVMGVGLFIFICAATLLYENRDQEVLKYETSEDLEDLKGRNSWEDSQEQPSFGCQEQWECKGTEQGSWASPAHTLPLSNHSWGPPLPPDLPRTNRHTISSSTPSLNAGGGGKEKVDIEEEEKEEGGSTLLARVLHHQEPTPHPPSPCLSISHSAVCSDSCNSSEIHFNIRTDSPLPHQH